The DNA segment AACTTCATCATCATTTGATACGATTGTTGCTTCCGGGCATCGTTCAGCGCTTCCACATGGTGTTGCTAGCAACAAAGTGATTGAGGCGGGAGATGTTGTTACACTAGACTATGGTGCGTATTACAATGGATATGTTTCTGATATAACTAGGACAGTTGCTGTTGGAGAACCTGATGCAAAGCTAAAAGAAATTTATGAAATTGTTTTTGAAGCACAGGCTCGAGGTATGGCTGGAATTAAGCCTGGAATGACGGGTAAGCAAGCAGATGCACTAACAAGAGACTACATAACAGAAAAAGGTTATGGGGAATATTTTGGGCATTCAACTGGGCACGGTATAGGTCTTGAGGTACATGAAGGCCCTGGTCTTTCAACGAAATCAGATATTATTTTAGAACCAGGTATGGTTGTAACCTGTGAACCGGGTATTTATATCCCAGGCCTTGGCGGTGTTCGGATCGAGGACGATACATTGATTACTGCTACTCACAATGAGGCACTTACTCATTCTACAAAAGAACTAATTATATTGTAATGAATTTTAGGAGGAACTTACATGATTTCTGTTAACGATTTTAAAACAGGGTTAACAATTGAAGTAGATAACGGTCTATGGAGAGTTATTGATTTCCAACACGTAAAGCCAGGTAAAGGTGCCGCTTTTGTCCGTTCTAAACTACGTAACCTTCGTAATGGAGCAATTCAAGAAAAAACATTCCGTGCTGGTGAGAAAGTAGAAAAAGCGCAGATTGATAACCGCAAAATGCAATACCTTTATGCTAGCGGCGACCAACACGTATTTATGGATATGGAATCCTACGAACAAGTGGAACTACCTGCTAACAACATTGAGTATGAATTAAAGTTCTTAAAAGAAAACATGGAAGTTCACATCATGATGTTTGGTCATGAAACACTTGGAGTGGAATTGCCAAACACAGTTGTTTTAGAAGTTACTGAAACTGAACCAGGAATTAAAGGTGACACAGCTTCAGGCGGAACGAAGCCTGCTATCCTTGAAACAGGACTAAGCGTTCAAGTTCCATTCTTTATTAACCAAGGGGATAAATTAATTATCAATACAACTGAAGCATCTTATGTTTCAAGAGCATAATAAACGTAAAACTCGTAAGCCTTAGTCCGAAATATCGGATTAAGGCTTTTTTACTGGGATTCAAACAATCTTTAACAATTTCTCCATAGTTTCTGCTAAGTTTCTGCACATTTATTTTTTACATTAATGGTGTAGACAATATAAAGGAGAAGATGAACATGAACATGACGCATTATATGGGATTATTAGCAGACAATCAGCCGTGGAATTTAATTATCTTTATGGCCATTCCGGTTATATGTGCTGAAACTATAGCCATCACAGAACTCGGTATACTATTTACAAGAAATTTAGGTGGTACCTTAAGAAAAGTAAATAAGGTAGTTAGTATATTTGCAGGTTTATATTTCACAGGAATTTTCCTTTACTTAATGAAGACAGCCTATATCCCATTAACAATAAATGGTGAATGGAAGGGCTGGATTGATGTAGTTGCGGTTACCTTTTACCTTTTAGGAATCGTACCAT comes from the Neobacillus sp. PS2-9 genome and includes:
- a CDS encoding Xaa-Pro peptidase family protein, yielding MEKIEKLRSYFSTHGIDGLVITSPFNRRYISNFTGSAGVVLISADKALFITDFRYTEQASKQCEGFEIIKFSGSIPEEVAQQAKNLGIQKLGFEEDFLTYSSFKLYEKEIEAELVPISGVIEKLRLIKTDAEIKILKVAADIADAAFKHILDFIRPGKTELEVSNELEFFMRRAGATSSSFDTIVASGHRSALPHGVASNKVIEAGDVVTLDYGAYYNGYVSDITRTVAVGEPDAKLKEIYEIVFEAQARGMAGIKPGMTGKQADALTRDYITEKGYGEYFGHSTGHGIGLEVHEGPGLSTKSDIILEPGMVVTCEPGIYIPGLGGVRIEDDTLITATHNEALTHSTKELIIL
- the efp gene encoding elongation factor P gives rise to the protein MISVNDFKTGLTIEVDNGLWRVIDFQHVKPGKGAAFVRSKLRNLRNGAIQEKTFRAGEKVEKAQIDNRKMQYLYASGDQHVFMDMESYEQVELPANNIEYELKFLKENMEVHIMMFGHETLGVELPNTVVLEVTETEPGIKGDTASGGTKPAILETGLSVQVPFFINQGDKLIINTTEASYVSRA
- a CDS encoding DUF6803 family protein, with the protein product MNMTHYMGLLADNQPWNLIIFMAIPVICAETIAITELGILFTRNLGGTLRKVNKVVSIFAGLYFTGIFLYLMKTAYIPLTINGEWKGWIDVVAVTFYLLGIVPLLGMALLDMGIIYKNRTDEQKLKIHSFFVGMFLVVAHVAMIFGMVDPSIGSSSHSGHDMMNM